In Bacillota bacterium, the following proteins share a genomic window:
- a CDS encoding alanine racemase → MTGLDGECERTWVEVNLGAIETNVAYLERIIGPRTTLIAVVKADAYGHGAVEVTKACLKSGVRQFAVATVGEGVRLRRAGICTPILVLGVSGPKDWENLFRWNLTATVSDWKTAQRLSHLGMNYGQRLPVHVKVDTGMGRLGVLYTQGAEFAQKVAELPGLVVEGMYSHLSCAEEDAAQTERQLSRFRGVMEALHNRGLRFSCYHIANSAGTLKYPESRLDAVRVGLALYGLYPDPGLVPVLSWKARVCEVKEVPGGWGIGYGHLYRTACRTRIGVIPVGYADGYTRRVAGKAKVLINGQLFPVVGNICMDQLMVELGDAPVDVGDTVVLIGRQGEQVISAQDLATWSNTISYEVVCAIGQRVPRCYSHSLPAAPSPA, encoded by the coding sequence ATGACTGGGTTGGACGGTGAATGTGAACGAACCTGGGTGGAAGTGAACCTAGGGGCGATTGAAACGAATGTGGCTTATCTGGAAAGGATAATTGGTCCCCGGACCACCCTGATCGCGGTGGTGAAGGCCGATGCCTACGGCCATGGGGCGGTGGAGGTTACAAAGGCCTGCCTTAAGTCTGGGGTGCGGCAATTTGCGGTGGCCACGGTGGGCGAAGGGGTGCGGTTGCGGCGGGCTGGGATCTGTACGCCCATCCTTGTTCTGGGGGTGTCCGGTCCCAAGGACTGGGAGAACCTGTTTCGCTGGAACCTGACGGCTACCGTTTCCGATTGGAAAACGGCCCAGCGCCTCTCCCACCTGGGGATGAACTATGGTCAGCGCCTACCTGTACATGTCAAGGTGGACACCGGCATGGGCCGCCTGGGCGTGTTATATACCCAGGGGGCAGAGTTTGCGCAGAAGGTGGCAGAGCTTCCCGGCTTAGTGGTAGAAGGGATGTACAGTCATCTTTCCTGTGCCGAGGAGGACGCGGCCCAGACGGAAAGGCAGCTCAGCCGCTTTCGGGGTGTGATGGAGGCCCTCCACAATCGCGGTTTACGGTTTTCCTGTTATCACATCGCCAATTCCGCAGGTACCCTCAAGTATCCTGAGAGCAGGTTAGATGCGGTGCGGGTGGGCCTGGCGCTATATGGTCTATACCCAGATCCTGGATTAGTCCCTGTCCTCAGCTGGAAGGCCAGGGTTTGTGAAGTAAAGGAAGTGCCTGGGGGTTGGGGGATCGGCTATGGTCACCTGTATCGTACGGCGTGCCGAACGAGAATCGGGGTGATCCCGGTGGGGTATGCCGACGGGTATACCCGGCGCGTCGCGGGCAAGGCCAAGGTCTTGATCAATGGTCAGCTTTTCCCCGTGGTGGGGAATATCTGTATGGATCAGCTGATGGTGGAGTTGGGGGATGCCCCGGTGGATGTGGGGGATACGGTGGTGCTCATCGGCCGCCAAGGGGAACAGGTCATCTCAGCCCAGGATCTGGCCACCTGGTCCAACACTATCTCCTACGAAGTGGTTTGTGCCATTGGCCAACGGGTTCCCCGGTGTTACTCCCACTCCCTGCCCGCGGCACCAAGTCCCGCTTAG
- a CDS encoding NAD(P)H-hydrate dehydratase: MWVVTAKEMQTIDRRAIAEYGIPGIVLMENAGLAVVQQVKKMFPDLKGKRINIFAGPGNNGGDGFVVARHLHQLGARVRVYLTCAPEKITQDAAVNLGIVHKLGISVYQVEEQFLSKLPIALRMSDLIIDAILGTGARGPLAGIYPELVRVINDSGTPVVAVDIPTGVEADTGAVWGEVIRADVTVTFALPKRGLLLYPGASFAGRWHVADIGIPLELTNPDQGMLTLIDEAFVRSLLPKRRPNQHKGDFGRVLIVGGSRNLGGAACLAAYAAVRAGAGLVTLGGPASLQGIFATKLTEAMTMPLAEEDGALAGEAALEILDFCGRANVLAIGPGLSTASTVGEVIAALAEGVQIPTVLDADALNLLAENPKLLVQWAAQAPVVITPHPGEMGRLLGCSIEEITTDPLGHALKAAAAFRCVVVLKGTPTIIAVPEGRAWIMNRGTVAMATGGSGDVLTGCIAAYMGQGLGPLDAAICGTFLHAIAGERWADQHGPAGLRAQELADLLPRAYLAVTNGNKGDDWVGR, translated from the coding sequence ATGTGGGTGGTCACCGCCAAGGAAATGCAGACCATTGATCGTCGAGCCATCGCCGAGTACGGGATTCCAGGGATTGTGTTGATGGAAAATGCTGGCCTGGCCGTTGTTCAGCAGGTGAAGAAGATGTTTCCCGACCTCAAAGGGAAGCGGATCAACATCTTCGCGGGGCCGGGAAACAATGGCGGTGATGGTTTTGTGGTGGCTCGCCATCTCCATCAACTAGGAGCGCGGGTGCGGGTCTACTTGACCTGTGCCCCGGAGAAGATCACCCAGGATGCGGCGGTCAACCTGGGGATCGTGCATAAACTAGGCATTAGTGTCTACCAGGTGGAGGAGCAGTTCCTGTCGAAGTTGCCCATCGCCCTGCGGATGTCGGATCTGATTATTGACGCTATCCTCGGGACCGGTGCCCGGGGACCCTTGGCGGGGATCTACCCGGAACTGGTGCGGGTGATTAACGACAGCGGAACACCGGTGGTCGCGGTGGATATTCCCACCGGTGTGGAAGCCGATACCGGTGCTGTCTGGGGGGAGGTCATCAGGGCCGATGTCACGGTGACCTTTGCTTTGCCCAAACGGGGGCTCTTGCTTTACCCGGGAGCAAGCTTTGCCGGCCGGTGGCACGTGGCGGACATCGGTATTCCCCTCGAACTTACGAACCCGGACCAGGGTATGCTTACCCTCATTGATGAGGCTTTCGTAAGAAGTCTGCTGCCTAAGCGTCGACCGAACCAGCATAAAGGCGATTTCGGGCGGGTATTAATTGTAGGGGGGAGCCGCAACCTGGGAGGCGCCGCCTGTCTGGCTGCCTATGCCGCGGTACGGGCGGGGGCTGGTTTGGTGACCCTCGGGGGACCGGCTAGTCTCCAGGGGATCTTCGCCACGAAACTTACCGAGGCCATGACCATGCCTTTGGCGGAGGAGGATGGTGCCTTGGCCGGGGAGGCGGCGCTGGAGATCCTTGATTTCTGTGGCCGGGCCAATGTACTGGCTATTGGTCCGGGGCTTTCCACCGCTTCCACCGTGGGGGAAGTGATCGCAGCCTTGGCCGAAGGAGTACAGATTCCCACCGTTTTGGACGCCGATGCCTTGAATCTATTGGCGGAGAACCCCAAGCTCTTGGTCCAGTGGGCCGCCCAAGCCCCGGTGGTGATTACTCCCCACCCGGGAGAGATGGGGCGTTTGTTAGGCTGTAGCATCGAGGAGATCACCACGGATCCCCTTGGGCATGCCCTCAAGGCCGCGGCGGCTTTCCGCTGTGTGGTGGTGTTGAAGGGTACGCCGACGATTATTGCCGTACCCGAGGGCCGGGCTTGGATCATGAACCGGGGTACGGTGGCCATGGCCACCGGCGGCAGCGGCGATGTACTTACCGGCTGTATCGCGGCCTATATGGGCCAGGGGCTTGGGCCTTTGGACGCGGCTATCTGCGGTACATTCTTGCATGCCATCGCCGGTGAGCGGTGGGCGGACCAGCATGGCCCCGCGGGCCTGCGGGCCCAGGAGCTCGCGGATCTTTTGCCCAGGGCTTACTTAGCGGTGACCAACGGCAACAAAGGAGATGACTGGGTTGGACGGTGA
- the acpS gene encoding holo-ACP synthase: protein MVKGVGIDIVENQRIRRAYARFGQRFLERIFSPAELAQLGVSPPLNRLAARFAGKEAVYKALGPTAFGIRWQEIEILRCPAGQPEVHLSGQTEQWAQARGITQVHLSLTHEVNYAAACAVAVGES, encoded by the coding sequence TTGGTGAAGGGTGTGGGTATAGATATCGTGGAGAACCAAAGGATCCGGCGGGCCTATGCCCGGTTTGGCCAGCGTTTTCTGGAACGCATTTTCTCCCCGGCGGAACTGGCCCAGTTGGGGGTATCGCCGCCGCTTAACCGGCTGGCCGCTCGTTTTGCGGGCAAAGAAGCGGTTTATAAGGCTTTGGGCCCAACGGCCTTCGGAATCCGCTGGCAAGAGATCGAGATTCTAAGGTGTCCCGCGGGGCAGCCGGAGGTCCACTTGAGTGGACAAACGGAGCAGTGGGCCCAGGCCCGGGGGATCACCCAGGTGCATCTTAGCCTGACCCATGAAGTCAATTACGCGGCGGCTTGTGCTGTGGCCGTCGGTGAATCATAG
- a CDS encoding phosphoglucosamine mutase, which produces MGRLFGTDGVRGIANQELTPLLAFYLGRAAAAVLGKGQKGVAILGRDTRLSGSMLAAALTAGVTSTGCDLLDAGVIPTPGIAYLTRNLGATFGVVISASHNPFDDNGIKFFSQEGTKLPDEVEDEIEALVLTALAGQVADFPTATGREIGRAESLADAHERWMGFLTGTATEDLSGLRIVVDCANGAASSVAPQVYRRLGAEVITINAEPDGVNINAQCGSTHPAALCQAVVAHQATVGLAHDGDADRVIAVDEQGRIVDGDGIMAICALDLLEKGKLAKGTLVATQYSNMGLADLLKRQGAQLLFVENGDRYVWEAMVQNRLNLGGEKSGHIIFADHSTTGDGILTAIQLLSVLKKKGVPLSQLASVLQFYPQKLVNVPVKDKNFAQNLEVSGAIARAQGLLGEEGRIFVRASGTEPLIRVMAEAKDEQVLEEVVSLVAEVIAAQLGA; this is translated from the coding sequence TTGGGTAGACTATTTGGTACCGATGGTGTGCGGGGCATTGCAAATCAGGAGTTGACTCCCCTTTTGGCCTTCTACTTGGGCCGGGCGGCGGCCGCGGTCTTGGGTAAGGGACAAAAGGGTGTGGCAATTCTGGGACGGGATACGCGTCTTTCGGGTTCTATGCTGGCCGCGGCCTTGACCGCGGGCGTTACCTCCACCGGCTGTGACCTTTTGGATGCCGGTGTTATCCCTACGCCTGGGATTGCTTATCTGACAAGAAACCTTGGGGCCACCTTCGGGGTGGTGATTTCCGCTTCCCATAATCCCTTTGACGATAATGGCATCAAGTTCTTCTCCCAAGAGGGAACAAAGCTTCCCGATGAGGTGGAGGACGAGATCGAAGCTTTGGTCTTGACTGCCTTGGCGGGTCAAGTGGCAGACTTCCCCACGGCTACCGGGAGGGAAATCGGCCGGGCGGAATCACTGGCCGACGCCCATGAGCGCTGGATGGGTTTTCTCACCGGTACTGCCACCGAAGATTTGAGTGGGCTACGGATCGTGGTGGACTGCGCCAACGGGGCCGCAAGTTCCGTTGCTCCCCAGGTGTATCGCCGGTTGGGGGCTGAGGTGATCACCATTAACGCAGAGCCCGATGGGGTGAATATTAATGCCCAGTGCGGTTCAACCCATCCCGCCGCCCTTTGTCAAGCGGTGGTGGCCCACCAAGCCACGGTGGGGTTGGCCCATGATGGGGATGCGGACCGGGTTATTGCGGTTGATGAGCAGGGCCGGATCGTCGATGGTGACGGGATCATGGCCATCTGTGCCCTGGACTTGTTGGAGAAGGGAAAACTGGCCAAGGGGACCTTAGTGGCCACCCAGTATAGCAATATGGGGCTGGCTGACCTGCTAAAAAGACAAGGGGCCCAACTACTTTTTGTGGAAAACGGGGATAGATATGTGTGGGAAGCGATGGTCCAGAACAGACTAAACCTGGGAGGGGAAAAATCCGGGCATATTATCTTTGCCGATCACAGTACCACTGGTGATGGTATCCTGACGGCCATCCAGTTACTCAGTGTGCTCAAGAAGAAGGGAGTACCCCTGTCCCAGCTTGCCTCGGTGCTGCAGTTCTACCCCCAGAAACTAGTCAATGTGCCGGTGAAGGATAAGAACTTCGCCCAAAACCTGGAGGTAAGCGGTGCCATCGCACGGGCCCAAGGCCTCTTGGGTGAGGAAGGCCGGATCTTTGTGCGGGCCTCGGGTACCGAGCCTTTGATTCGGGTGATGGCCGAGGCCAAGGACGAACAGGTACTGGAAGAAGTGGTGAGCCTGGTGGCGGAGGTTATCGCGGCCCAACTGGGCGCGTAA
- a CDS encoding citramalate synthase — MRQIEIYDTTLRDGTQREGISFSVEDKIRIVRKLDELGFHFVEGGWPGSNPKDIEFFERMQKIPLKRTVLTAFGSTRRAGITAKDDQNVQAIIRSGVKVATIFGKAWDFHVTDALRTTLEENLNMIYDTVSYLVSQGLQVNFDAEHFFDGYKRNPDYALATLRAAARAGARCLVLCDTNGGTLPHEVQRITKNVIDQFDLPIGIHAHNDSGVAVANSLLAVEAGASQVQGTINGYGERAGNADLCVIIPSLQLKMGFQVLTDEDLGQLTQMSHYVSEQANIVPDDHQPYVGRSAFAHKGGIHVSALLRHPQTYEHILPELVGNRRRVLISELAGASNIIYKARECGIELDKDSDKMREILSTIKQLEHDGYYFEGAEASFEMLLNRVLGLYEPFFELVGFRLITDRANGDLEARSEATIKIKVHDRIYHTAAEGNGPVNALDGALRKALIEVYPQVEQIKLSDYKVRVLDEQSGTAAKVRVLIQSTDDGMSWGTVGVSPNIIEASWIALVDSIEYGLLKAKAGQ, encoded by the coding sequence GTGCGGCAGATCGAGATCTATGACACGACCCTGCGGGATGGGACGCAGCGGGAAGGTATTTCCTTTTCGGTGGAGGATAAGATCCGCATTGTGCGGAAACTAGATGAACTGGGCTTTCACTTTGTGGAAGGAGGCTGGCCTGGCTCCAACCCGAAGGATATCGAGTTCTTTGAGCGGATGCAGAAGATTCCCCTGAAACGGACCGTGCTCACCGCCTTCGGTAGTACCCGGCGGGCGGGAATCACCGCAAAAGACGACCAAAACGTCCAGGCCATCATAAGATCAGGAGTGAAAGTGGCCACCATTTTCGGGAAAGCCTGGGACTTTCACGTAACCGACGCGCTGCGGACCACCTTGGAGGAAAACCTCAACATGATTTACGACACCGTCTCCTATTTGGTTTCCCAGGGTCTACAGGTCAACTTCGATGCAGAACACTTCTTTGATGGATACAAGCGCAATCCCGATTATGCTTTGGCGACATTGCGAGCCGCGGCCCGGGCCGGAGCCCGGTGCTTGGTCTTGTGTGACACCAACGGGGGGACGCTGCCCCACGAGGTACAGCGGATTACGAAAAACGTGATTGACCAGTTTGACCTCCCCATTGGTATTCATGCCCACAATGACTCGGGGGTAGCGGTGGCCAACAGTCTGCTGGCGGTGGAAGCAGGGGCCAGTCAGGTTCAGGGTACCATCAATGGCTATGGAGAGCGCGCGGGTAATGCGGACCTATGTGTGATCATTCCTAGCCTACAGCTGAAGATGGGTTTCCAGGTCCTGACCGATGAGGATCTGGGGCAACTTACCCAGATGTCCCATTACGTTAGCGAGCAGGCCAACATTGTCCCCGACGATCATCAACCCTACGTGGGACGCAGTGCCTTTGCCCACAAAGGTGGGATCCATGTCAGTGCCCTTTTGCGCCATCCCCAGACCTACGAGCATATCTTGCCGGAGCTGGTGGGGAACCGGCGTCGGGTTCTGATTTCGGAGTTGGCGGGAGCAAGCAATATCATCTACAAGGCGCGGGAATGTGGTATTGAGCTGGATAAAGACTCCGACAAGATGCGGGAGATCCTCAGCACCATCAAACAACTGGAACACGATGGTTACTATTTCGAAGGGGCGGAAGCTTCCTTTGAAATGTTGCTCAACAGAGTATTGGGGCTATATGAGCCCTTCTTTGAACTGGTGGGCTTCCGGTTGATCACCGATCGGGCTAACGGCGATCTAGAGGCCCGCTCCGAGGCTACCATCAAGATCAAAGTCCATGATCGAATCTACCATACGGCCGCGGAAGGAAACGGACCGGTGAATGCCTTGGACGGTGCCCTCCGTAAGGCCTTGATCGAGGTCTATCCTCAGGTGGAACAGATTAAGCTCAGCGACTACAAGGTGCGGGTCCTTGACGAACAGTCCGGCACCGCCGCGAAGGTGCGGGTCTTGATTCAGTCCACCGATGATGGGATGAGCTGGGGTACCGTAGGAGTCTCTCCGAATATTATCGAGGCCAGCTGGATCGCTTTGGTCGACAGTATTGAATACGGACTGCTTAAGGCGAAAGCAGGACAGTAG
- a CDS encoding 3-isopropylmalate dehydratase small subunit, with translation MIIEGRVWTFGDDVDTDAIIPARYLNTSDPQALAEHCMEDADPDFPNKVQPGDIIVAGKNFGCGSSREHAPIAIKAAGVSCVVAPSFARIFFRNAINIGLPIFECPDIEAKEGDILRIDMNSGVIENTTQNKTFQAVPFPEFMQEFIRLGGLTPFIRKRLGESG, from the coding sequence ATGATTATTGAAGGTAGGGTGTGGACCTTTGGTGACGATGTGGATACCGACGCGATCATCCCGGCACGGTATTTGAATACATCGGATCCGCAAGCCTTGGCTGAACACTGTATGGAAGATGCGGATCCCGATTTCCCCAATAAGGTGCAGCCGGGAGATATTATCGTGGCAGGCAAGAACTTCGGTTGTGGTAGCTCCCGGGAACATGCACCTATTGCCATTAAAGCCGCAGGGGTTAGCTGTGTGGTGGCACCTTCCTTTGCCCGGATCTTCTTCCGCAACGCGATTAACATCGGGTTGCCCATTTTCGAGTGTCCGGACATCGAAGCCAAGGAAGGGGACATTCTCCGGATCGACATGAATAGCGGCGTGATTGAGAACACCACGCAGAACAAGACCTTCCAGGCGGTGCCTTTCCCGGAGTTCATGCAGGAGTTTATCCGCCTAGGAGGGCTTACCCCCTTTATTCGCAAGCGATTGGGGGAAAGCGGCTAA
- the leuC gene encoding 3-isopropylmalate dehydratase large subunit, producing MGMTITEKILAKASGRKGVKPGDLVFAKIDVALANDVTAPVAIKEFAKMGAEKVFDRERVVLVPDHFTPNKDIASAEQVKLIREFARKQELVNYFEVGRMGIEHCLLPEQGLVLPGDVVIGADSHTCTYGALGAFATGVGSTDLGAGMATGEAWFRIPETIKFVYRGELQPWVTGKDLILYTIGQIGVDGARYCAMEFTGEVIANLDMDGRFTMANMAIEAGAKNGIFAPDEKTVAYVQDRAKRDYELVESDPDANYAKVYEWDVSNLEPQVAFPHLPENTRPLSAVGEVPIDQVVIGSCTNGRLEDLRLAAKVLQGRKVHPHVRVIVIPGTQRIYQQAMAEGLIDIFLDAECAVSTPTCGPCLGGHMGILASGERAVSTTNRNFVGRMGHPKSEVYLASPAVAAASAVLGRIAGPRDLGL from the coding sequence ATGGGCATGACCATTACGGAGAAGATCCTGGCGAAAGCCTCGGGGCGCAAAGGGGTAAAGCCCGGAGATCTAGTCTTTGCCAAGATCGATGTGGCTTTAGCCAATGACGTTACCGCTCCGGTGGCGATTAAGGAATTTGCCAAGATGGGCGCAGAAAAGGTTTTTGACCGGGAACGGGTGGTTTTGGTCCCGGATCACTTTACACCTAATAAGGATATTGCTTCCGCCGAGCAGGTGAAGCTCATTCGGGAATTTGCTAGGAAGCAGGAGCTGGTCAACTACTTCGAAGTGGGCCGGATGGGGATCGAGCACTGCCTGCTTCCGGAGCAGGGTCTGGTCCTGCCCGGTGATGTGGTGATCGGTGCCGACTCCCATACCTGTACCTACGGTGCCCTAGGGGCCTTTGCCACCGGTGTGGGCAGTACCGATCTGGGGGCCGGCATGGCTACGGGGGAGGCTTGGTTTAGGATTCCGGAGACCATCAAGTTTGTCTACCGGGGCGAGCTGCAACCGTGGGTAACGGGCAAGGATCTGATCCTTTATACCATTGGACAGATCGGCGTGGACGGAGCCCGCTATTGTGCCATGGAATTCACCGGCGAAGTGATCGCTAATTTGGATATGGATGGCCGCTTCACCATGGCTAATATGGCCATTGAAGCCGGCGCCAAGAACGGGATCTTTGCCCCGGACGAGAAGACCGTCGCCTATGTGCAGGATCGGGCCAAACGGGACTATGAACTGGTGGAAAGCGATCCCGACGCCAACTATGCTAAGGTTTACGAGTGGGATGTCAGCAACCTGGAGCCCCAGGTGGCGTTCCCCCATCTGCCGGAAAACACCCGGCCTCTTAGTGCAGTGGGAGAGGTCCCCATTGATCAAGTGGTGATCGGATCCTGTACCAACGGTCGCCTGGAGGACCTACGCCTGGCGGCAAAGGTGCTACAGGGACGCAAAGTGCATCCCCATGTGCGGGTGATCGTAATCCCCGGTACCCAAAGGATTTACCAACAGGCCATGGCCGAAGGACTCATTGATATCTTCCTTGATGCGGAATGTGCGGTAAGCACGCCCACCTGTGGTCCCTGTCTTGGTGGCCATATGGGGATTCTGGCCAGCGGTGAGCGGGCCGTATCCACCACCAACCGGAACTTCGTGGGGCGGATGGGCCATCCAAAGAGTGAGGTTTATCTAGCCAGTCCTGCGGTGGCAGCGGCCTCTGCGGTCTTGGGCCGGATTGCAGGACCTCGGGATCTTGGTTTGTAA